In Akkermansia muciniphila, one DNA window encodes the following:
- a CDS encoding MATE family efflux transporter: MSAGDAREGIIRGKAARARLGGKLAGLSLPRQIAVIAFWPFLEQLLSFFVTSSDLFIATKIGVDAQDTINISDGMGAVVFIMWFGFVIQGAIMMGATAIVSRMTGARDYPQAQHGLHQATMLGLLAGVVSCGLLFTCSDFLVTHVLTMNEAARAYALQYVYMAAFAAPFSGVVFAINAALRGSGDTRLPFWIMMSVGILNVIFSVIFVFADAPLGGWRIGGIAAGTVCGYGISMSILLFIMLRRRKKIFTGRNNESLEELVRERGEHYAPPLYLSFSHLRPDMGMQKRILKIGLPQAVEVFGMWGIQMFCLSIISELPVQGVLGVHNIAVRIESLSFLPGFAIGMAASTLVGQYLGARNALMARITIWKCMRYAIIFMTGLGVLFCAFPALFMEIFSNGSMTLIDTGIPVLRTMLVVEPFFAACIVMKMSLRGAGDTRRVMLISYGIMGFFRVVCTWVWFRLAPETMTLWGIWLLFAFEMAVQSAILYKIVKGRSWTKLQV; this comes from the coding sequence ATGAGTGCGGGGGACGCAAGAGAAGGAATCATACGCGGCAAGGCGGCACGCGCCCGCCTGGGCGGCAAACTTGCCGGACTGTCCCTGCCCCGGCAAATCGCCGTCATTGCTTTCTGGCCTTTCCTGGAGCAGCTGTTGAGCTTTTTCGTCACTTCTTCCGACCTTTTCATCGCCACTAAGATAGGGGTGGACGCCCAGGACACCATCAACATCTCTGACGGCATGGGCGCCGTCGTCTTCATCATGTGGTTCGGCTTCGTTATCCAGGGGGCCATCATGATGGGAGCCACAGCCATCGTTTCCCGCATGACGGGCGCCAGAGACTATCCCCAGGCGCAGCATGGCCTGCACCAGGCCACCATGCTGGGGCTCCTGGCCGGCGTCGTTTCCTGCGGCCTTCTCTTCACCTGCAGCGATTTCCTGGTCACACACGTATTGACCATGAATGAAGCCGCCCGGGCCTACGCCCTGCAATATGTTTATATGGCCGCCTTTGCCGCCCCGTTCAGCGGCGTGGTCTTTGCTATCAATGCCGCACTGCGAGGCTCCGGAGACACGCGGCTGCCCTTCTGGATTATGATGAGCGTAGGCATCCTCAATGTCATCTTCAGCGTCATCTTCGTCTTTGCGGACGCTCCTTTGGGCGGCTGGCGCATTGGAGGAATTGCGGCGGGAACAGTCTGCGGCTACGGCATCAGCATGAGCATCCTCCTGTTCATCATGCTGCGGCGCAGAAAAAAAATCTTCACGGGCAGGAACAATGAATCCCTGGAAGAACTCGTCCGGGAACGGGGAGAGCACTATGCTCCGCCCCTGTACCTCAGCTTTTCCCATCTGCGGCCGGACATGGGCATGCAGAAGCGCATCCTGAAAATCGGGCTGCCGCAGGCCGTGGAAGTCTTCGGAATGTGGGGCATTCAGATGTTCTGCCTTTCCATCATCAGCGAACTGCCTGTTCAAGGCGTGCTGGGCGTCCACAACATCGCCGTCCGCATTGAATCGCTCAGTTTCCTGCCAGGCTTCGCCATCGGCATGGCCGCTTCCACGCTCGTGGGGCAATACCTGGGCGCCCGGAACGCGCTTATGGCCCGCATCACCATCTGGAAATGCATGCGGTACGCCATCATATTCATGACGGGCCTGGGAGTGCTCTTCTGCGCCTTTCCCGCCCTGTTCATGGAGATATTTTCCAACGGCAGCATGACTCTCATTGATACCGGAATCCCCGTGCTGCGCACCATGCTGGTGGTGGAGCCCTTCTTCGCCGCCTGCATCGTGATGAAAATGTCCCTGCGCGGCGCGGGAGATACCCGGAGAGTCATGCTCATTTCCTACGGCATTATGGGCTTTTTCCGTGTCGTCTGCACCTGGGTATGGTTCAGGCTGGCACCGGAAACCATGACCCTGTGGGGCATCTGGCTACTCTTCGCCTTTGAAATGGCCGTCCAATCCGCCATCCTCTATAAAATCGTCAAGGGGCGGAGCTGGACGAAACTGCAAGTCTGA
- a CDS encoding 2-isopropylmalate synthase, whose translation MKEHIHIFDTTLRDGEQCPGAAMNVEQKIHVAMQLETLGVDIIEAGFPVISDGDFRAVRAVAECTEKSRVCGLARCVEKDIIAAHEALKAAGERERIHLVVATSPIHRKYKLGKSREQIRNMAVKSVAMASDLCGEVQFSAEDASRTEPEFLAEIVESVIDAGAAVINIPDTVGYTMPEEYFRLISYLKSHVPNVDRVRLSVHCHDDMGMAVANSLAAIRAGARQVEGTINGIGERAGNTALEEVIMALHARRDFFSEVWTGIRTNELVRTSRMVAAMSGLAVPRSKAVVGANAFAHGSGIHQDGVLKNRSTYEVLDPEEIGWGTTELPLTKHSGRHAVNMRLRALGLSVPDTDMPRLFELFKKQGDQCKFVYDDDLAALVDSL comes from the coding sequence ATGAAAGAACATATACACATTTTTGATACGACGCTGAGAGACGGGGAACAGTGCCCCGGCGCGGCAATGAACGTGGAGCAGAAAATACATGTGGCCATGCAGCTGGAAACGCTGGGAGTGGATATTATTGAAGCGGGCTTCCCCGTTATTTCGGACGGCGATTTCCGAGCCGTCCGGGCCGTGGCGGAATGCACGGAAAAAAGCCGCGTTTGCGGACTGGCCCGCTGCGTGGAAAAGGATATCATTGCCGCCCATGAAGCGTTGAAGGCCGCCGGGGAACGGGAGCGCATCCATCTGGTGGTGGCTACCTCCCCCATCCACCGGAAATACAAGCTGGGAAAAAGCCGGGAACAAATCAGGAACATGGCCGTAAAATCCGTTGCCATGGCTTCCGATTTGTGCGGGGAAGTGCAGTTTTCCGCAGAGGACGCTTCCCGCACGGAGCCGGAATTCCTGGCGGAGATTGTAGAGTCTGTCATTGACGCGGGCGCCGCCGTCATCAATATTCCGGATACGGTGGGGTACACGATGCCGGAGGAATATTTTCGCCTGATTTCCTATCTGAAGTCACATGTTCCCAATGTGGACCGCGTCCGGCTGTCCGTCCATTGCCATGATGACATGGGGATGGCCGTGGCCAACTCGCTGGCGGCCATCCGGGCCGGGGCGCGGCAGGTAGAGGGAACCATCAACGGAATCGGGGAACGGGCCGGAAATACCGCCCTGGAGGAAGTCATTATGGCGTTGCATGCCCGGCGGGATTTCTTTTCCGAAGTGTGGACCGGAATACGAACGAATGAACTGGTGCGCACCAGCCGCATGGTGGCCGCCATGAGCGGCCTGGCCGTTCCTCGTTCCAAGGCCGTAGTGGGGGCGAACGCCTTTGCCCACGGTTCCGGCATTCACCAGGACGGCGTTTTGAAGAACCGGAGCACTTACGAAGTCCTGGATCCGGAGGAAATAGGCTGGGGAACCACGGAACTTCCCCTGACCAAACATTCCGGCAGGCATGCCGTGAACATGCGCCTGCGTGCGTTGGGCCTCTCCGTTCCGGATACGGATATGCCGCGCCTGTTTGAACTGTTCAAGAAACAGGGGGACCAATGCAAGTTCGTGTATGATGATGATTTAGCCGCCCTCGTGGACTCCCTTTAA
- the recJ gene encoding single-stranded-DNA-specific exonuclease RecJ yields MTPGFHWTLRPSVKEDDPVLKAFPAELPLLVKQLLLQRGFTGGTETELFLEPRLSHLSDPFLMGEMRVAVDRIFRAVDEGETVCIYGDYDVDGVTSVALLRAILMAYDLDPQYFIPVRSREGYGLSEAGIKRCLCECADPPSLLITVDCGTSSVKEVDMLNGLGIDVIILDHHEAGPLGRPDAAAVVNAKIEENSPYTYLCSAGVVFKLAHALLKERKLKTFDLKLYLDLVAVATVADIVPLVAENRILVRHGLGRLAHSRHTGLKTLTEIAGIRPSDSVNHAGFLNAAHVGFRIGPRINAAGRMDSPMDALELLLTMDARRAVQLAQMLDSHNRKRQEEEEAIRTDAVEMLHNSFDPERDNVIVLGSRAWHPGVVGIVASQLMRRYHKPTFVIAFDESGVGKGSGRSIPGVSLVQAIHHCADTLVSGGGHDMAAGLVIEESRMDDFRRAFNRYVSETTTEEQRCPVLNIDMEVSFQALTLDLLDSYEKLEPFGNSNPQPLFMSSDVFPTEPPKRVGTNHLKLFMRQGIVERDAIFFNGAQRELPNPPWDIAFTIDRNVYRGRASLSISIQEIRSHREM; encoded by the coding sequence ATGACACCGGGTTTTCATTGGACTCTACGCCCTTCCGTGAAGGAGGATGATCCGGTCTTGAAAGCGTTTCCTGCGGAACTGCCTCTGCTGGTCAAGCAGCTTCTGCTGCAGCGCGGGTTCACCGGGGGAACGGAAACGGAACTCTTTCTGGAACCCAGGCTTTCCCACCTGAGCGACCCTTTCCTGATGGGGGAAATGAGGGTAGCCGTGGACCGCATTTTCCGGGCCGTGGATGAAGGGGAAACCGTGTGCATTTATGGGGACTATGATGTGGACGGAGTTACCTCCGTGGCGCTTCTTCGGGCCATTTTGATGGCTTATGACCTGGATCCCCAGTATTTTATTCCCGTTCGTTCCCGGGAAGGCTACGGCCTCAGCGAGGCCGGCATCAAGCGCTGCCTTTGCGAATGTGCGGACCCTCCCAGCCTGCTCATTACGGTGGACTGCGGCACTTCCTCCGTGAAAGAGGTGGACATGCTCAACGGCCTGGGGATAGACGTCATCATTCTGGACCACCATGAGGCGGGCCCTTTGGGGCGGCCGGACGCGGCGGCGGTGGTCAATGCCAAAATTGAGGAAAACAGCCCGTATACTTATCTGTGCAGCGCAGGCGTCGTCTTCAAGCTGGCGCATGCCCTCCTGAAGGAGCGGAAGCTGAAAACCTTTGACCTGAAACTTTATCTGGACCTGGTGGCCGTGGCTACCGTGGCGGACATCGTTCCCCTGGTGGCGGAAAACAGGATTCTGGTTCGCCACGGCCTGGGAAGGCTGGCTCACAGCCGCCATACGGGGCTCAAAACCCTGACGGAAATAGCGGGCATCCGCCCTTCCGACTCCGTCAACCACGCGGGCTTCCTGAACGCCGCCCACGTGGGGTTCAGGATAGGCCCGCGCATTAATGCCGCCGGGCGCATGGATTCCCCTATGGATGCGTTGGAACTCCTGCTGACCATGGATGCCAGGAGGGCCGTGCAGCTTGCCCAAATGCTGGATTCCCACAACCGCAAGCGGCAGGAGGAAGAGGAGGCCATCCGGACGGATGCGGTGGAAATGCTTCACAACTCCTTTGATCCGGAGCGGGACAACGTTATTGTGCTGGGTTCCCGCGCGTGGCATCCCGGCGTGGTGGGCATTGTGGCCTCCCAGCTGATGAGGCGGTACCACAAGCCGACTTTCGTCATCGCCTTTGATGAAAGCGGCGTGGGGAAGGGCTCCGGCCGTTCCATTCCCGGCGTGTCCCTGGTGCAGGCCATCCACCACTGCGCGGATACGCTGGTTTCCGGCGGCGGCCATGATATGGCGGCGGGGCTGGTGATTGAAGAATCCCGCATGGACGACTTCCGCCGGGCATTCAACCGTTATGTGTCCGAGACCACGACGGAGGAACAGCGCTGCCCCGTACTCAACATTGACATGGAAGTATCCTTCCAGGCGCTGACTCTGGATTTGCTGGACAGCTATGAAAAGCTGGAACCCTTCGGCAACTCCAATCCCCAGCCTCTTTTCATGAGTTCCGACGTTTTTCCCACGGAACCGCCCAAGCGCGTGGGAACCAATCATCTGAAGCTTTTCATGCGTCAGGGCATCGTGGAGCGCGACGCTATTTTCTTCAACGGAGCGCAACGGGAACTTCCCAATCCCCCCTGGGATATCGCTTTTACGATTGACCGCAACGTGTACCGCGGCCGCGCCTCCCTGTCCATTTCCATTCAGGAAATACGTTCCCACCGGGAAATGTAG
- a CDS encoding beta-N-acetylglucosaminidase domain-containing protein, translating to MNGFQLLQCGLSVAAFLAGSSLAATPAVYPSPQQSKFTSQTVAFSGKPSVTIRSAKTGGSKLLDGVPEKSGAYKLVISPQGKVGIGAHDERGAFYAMQTLRQLGTKAGGEGVILPVGEIIDWPDIEFRGTVEGFYGTPWSHEARLSQLRFYGQNKMNTYIYGPKDDPYHSSPHWRDPYPADQATQIRELVKVAKENHVDFVWAIHPGKDIKWTEEDMNNVIKKFEMMYKLGVRSFAVFFDDIFGEGKRGDMQALLLNKINDEFVKVKKDVTPLVMCPTEYNRGWADPKPGTYLDILGDRLDPSIHVMWTGNSVCHDITLEGQQWVNRRIKRPSYVWWNFPVTDYCRSNLCMGRVYGLATEPGAKESMGGFVSNPMDKPEASKVSLFGLADYSWNINGFKSDESWKEGVRRLFPKAAEAMQVFVNHNSDQGPNGHGYRREESVEIEPVVKRVLEAAREGKIEKKDTALLKKEFARMAAAAPVIRARANNPRLMKEIGAWVDAFEQLGHAGQHAVAALEENNAREAVTRLVQATQALAAMDGISRRHNQEGQLYRSAVKTGSRVMAPAVNELADIVSKKVFPAIAGAPALSPKPLVKGGSMDKAELFCDGDRGSFWHSGAYGQPGDWYGVDYGMPIPVRSVEVLMGRNDKDGDYVEKGQLEGSRDLETWKPLGPETSGMQVVWKAPKPVLLRAVRYRVIEPKKTGNGRSVWTAVREIAVNTPPSAMASSNVAGLEGVSVQKSDKIVRINRVMETHKMKPGEFISLQLDGPTDATWLEVNLERDDVNSWAEVVLDVEGSSKPVVQKLDKQGKNFIARGNQLPKGIKGMKLVNKSGSEQDIVLNMFKFDVPPADPGTSLVSLSDRNLKTVYRADKPLDVVVPNLDNPKATKVIVVGSAAFAIQARRGEGAWTPVGKRNAGPGVSEFAIPAGTSAVRLTYKAPQPEAIINEVIFSSRK from the coding sequence ATGAATGGTTTTCAACTTCTCCAATGTGGCTTGAGCGTGGCGGCCTTTCTGGCCGGTTCCTCCCTGGCGGCGACTCCTGCCGTATATCCGTCTCCCCAACAGTCCAAATTCACCTCCCAGACGGTTGCTTTCTCCGGGAAGCCTTCCGTGACCATACGTTCCGCCAAGACGGGCGGCAGCAAGCTGCTGGATGGGGTTCCGGAAAAATCCGGAGCCTACAAACTGGTGATTTCTCCGCAGGGAAAGGTAGGCATAGGAGCCCATGACGAACGGGGGGCGTTTTACGCCATGCAGACGCTGCGGCAGCTGGGAACGAAGGCCGGCGGAGAAGGCGTGATTTTGCCCGTTGGGGAAATCATAGACTGGCCGGACATTGAATTCCGCGGAACGGTGGAAGGTTTTTACGGCACCCCCTGGAGCCATGAAGCCCGTTTGAGCCAGTTGCGCTTTTACGGCCAGAACAAGATGAACACATACATCTACGGGCCTAAGGATGATCCCTACCATTCCTCCCCCCACTGGCGGGATCCTTATCCTGCGGACCAGGCTACCCAGATCAGGGAACTGGTGAAGGTGGCGAAGGAAAACCACGTGGATTTTGTGTGGGCCATCCATCCCGGCAAAGATATCAAGTGGACGGAAGAAGACATGAACAACGTCATCAAAAAGTTTGAGATGATGTACAAGCTGGGCGTCCGTTCCTTTGCCGTGTTTTTTGACGATATCTTCGGCGAAGGCAAGCGCGGGGACATGCAGGCCCTTCTGCTGAACAAGATCAATGACGAATTTGTCAAGGTGAAGAAAGACGTCACCCCCCTGGTCATGTGCCCCACAGAGTACAACCGCGGCTGGGCCGATCCCAAGCCGGGAACCTATCTGGACATTCTGGGAGACCGTCTGGACCCCTCCATCCACGTCATGTGGACGGGGAACTCCGTTTGCCACGACATTACGCTGGAAGGCCAGCAATGGGTGAACAGGAGAATCAAGCGCCCTTCCTACGTCTGGTGGAACTTCCCCGTCACGGACTACTGCCGTTCCAACCTCTGCATGGGCCGCGTATATGGCCTTGCCACGGAACCGGGGGCGAAGGAATCCATGGGTGGTTTCGTCTCCAACCCCATGGATAAGCCGGAGGCCTCCAAGGTCTCCCTCTTCGGCCTTGCGGATTACTCTTGGAATATCAACGGGTTCAAGTCTGATGAATCCTGGAAGGAGGGAGTCCGGCGCCTGTTCCCGAAAGCGGCGGAAGCCATGCAGGTTTTTGTGAACCACAACTCCGACCAGGGTCCTAACGGTCACGGTTACCGGCGTGAGGAATCCGTGGAAATAGAACCCGTAGTCAAGCGCGTGCTGGAAGCCGCCCGGGAAGGCAAGATTGAGAAGAAGGATACAGCCCTGCTCAAAAAGGAATTTGCCCGTATGGCCGCCGCTGCGCCCGTCATCCGTGCCAGGGCGAACAATCCGCGGCTGATGAAGGAAATAGGCGCGTGGGTGGATGCCTTTGAGCAGCTGGGGCATGCCGGTCAGCACGCTGTAGCGGCGCTGGAGGAAAACAACGCCAGAGAAGCCGTGACCCGGCTGGTGCAGGCTACGCAGGCTCTGGCGGCCATGGATGGAATTTCCCGCCGCCATAACCAGGAAGGGCAGTTGTACCGTTCTGCGGTAAAGACCGGTTCCCGTGTGATGGCCCCCGCCGTCAATGAACTGGCGGATATTGTCTCCAAAAAAGTTTTTCCGGCCATTGCCGGCGCTCCGGCCCTTTCTCCCAAGCCCCTGGTCAAGGGGGGCAGCATGGATAAGGCGGAACTCTTCTGTGACGGGGATCGCGGCTCTTTCTGGCACTCCGGCGCCTACGGCCAGCCGGGCGACTGGTATGGCGTGGACTACGGAATGCCCATCCCCGTGCGGAGCGTGGAAGTGCTGATGGGCCGCAATGACAAGGACGGCGACTATGTAGAAAAAGGGCAGCTGGAAGGCTCCCGCGACCTCGAAACCTGGAAACCGCTGGGGCCGGAAACTTCCGGCATGCAGGTGGTCTGGAAGGCTCCCAAGCCGGTTTTGCTCCGTGCCGTGCGCTACCGCGTCATTGAACCGAAAAAAACAGGCAACGGCCGGTCTGTCTGGACTGCCGTGCGGGAAATAGCCGTCAATACGCCTCCTTCCGCTATGGCTTCCTCCAATGTGGCGGGGCTGGAGGGCGTTTCCGTGCAAAAATCCGATAAAATCGTGCGGATCAACCGCGTGATGGAAACGCATAAGATGAAACCCGGGGAATTTATTTCTCTGCAGCTGGATGGACCCACGGACGCTACCTGGCTGGAAGTCAACCTGGAACGGGATGACGTCAACTCCTGGGCGGAAGTGGTGCTGGACGTGGAAGGCTCTTCCAAGCCCGTAGTCCAGAAGCTGGACAAACAGGGCAAAAACTTCATTGCCAGGGGCAACCAGCTTCCCAAGGGAATCAAGGGGATGAAGCTGGTTAATAAGAGCGGCAGTGAGCAGGATATTGTTCTGAACATGTTCAAATTTGACGTTCCTCCCGCTGACCCCGGCACCAGCCTGGTTTCCCTGAGCGACAGAAACCTGAAAACGGTTTACCGTGCCGACAAGCCGCTGGACGTAGTCGTTCCCAACCTGGACAATCCCAAGGCAACCAAAGTAATCGTGGTGGGATCCGCCGCCTTCGCCATTCAGGCCCGCCGCGGAGAAGGCGCCTGGACGCCGGTCGGCAAGCGGAATGCCGGCCCCGGTGTTTCTGAATTTGCCATCCCTGCCGGAACTTCTGCCGTGCGCCTGACCTATAAGGCTCCCCAGCCGGAGGCGATCATTAATGAAGTCATTTTTTCCTCCCGGAAATAA